In Aedes albopictus strain Foshan chromosome 3, AalbF5, whole genome shotgun sequence, the following are encoded in one genomic region:
- the LOC109622304 gene encoding hepatic lectin-like has translation MGYFRSAVFIVFAMAIAIVSSRIVPRNYESANFHVSTEKLNWHAAVESCHRKGMRIATVDSLAKMNEIIQLVHNSWTVFNPALTNVWIGATDLAYRYKFVWLETGTTLSSTYTNWAPSEPNSAGIERCVEMWYEPAANFIWTWNDKDCGAIRNFVCEKLPACK, from the exons ATGGGTTACTTTAGGTCAGCAGTCTTTATCGTTTTCGCAATGGCTATAGCCATTGTATCCAGTCGGATCGTGCCCCGCAATTACGAATCAGCCAATTTCCATGTGTCCACCGAAAAG CTCAACTGGCACGCCGCCGTCGAGAGCTGCCACCGGAAGGGCATGCGGATAGCCACGGTAGATTCCCTGGCCAAAATGAATGAAATCATTCAGCTGGTGCACAACAGCTGGACGGTTTTTAATCCGGCTCTGACAAACGTATGGATTGGAGCCACCGACCTTGCCTATAGGTATAAGTTTGTCTGGCTCGAAACCGGAACGACGCTTTCGAGTACGTACACCAATTGGGCACCTTCTGAGCCGAACAGCGCCGGTATCGAACGATGCGTTGAGATGTGGTACGAACCGGCGGCAAATTTCATCTGGACCTGGAATGATAAGGATTGCGGGGCGATTCGTAACTTTGTGTGTGAAAAGCTTCCCGCTTGTAAGTGA